The stretch of DNA TGCACAAGAACCGCGTGTACTACGCCGGCGAGTCGCTGGTCCGGCGCGCGACGAGCGTGGCCCGGCCCCGGCTGGCGTCGCTGGGCACCCCGTCTCCAAGTCCATGCTCGCCCGCGTCACCGAGAACACCAGCGCCGGCGACGGCGTCGTCGTCCTCTCCATCTCCGACCTCCCCCTCGGCTTCGGCGtcgccctcccctcccctccccagtaagcaaaatttatttattaacaacTAATCTCGTTAACAATGAAATGCCTACCGACACTCGAACTCGAACTCAGGATCACCTGCTCTGACTCTGACTCTGATGATGCTCTGATACTGACACGAAGGAAATCAATATAAATGATCGCGCTAATTGTTGAATACTGCAGAACAATCCACACCCTCATGTTTTGACTTTAAGACTTTTTGATAGACCCGAGAGGGGGATTTGAATTAAACATAAGGAAATTAGATGAGACTAGGAGCGCGGTTGGATTATTCGAATTCAAACAACCGGTCGTTCTTCGGAAAGTTTGAGCACCGGAAAAtggtgtttttatatttttatactcgACGGATTTGATTCTTGATTCTTGTTTTGCATGGGTTGTTTCCTGAGGTAGATagtaagggcttgtttggttcgtcTGTTTTAGACtctggaatcggaatgagattCACTGATTCCTATATGACTCGTATTCCGATTCTCGTTCCACTCCGGAAAAGGGAATGATCGAATTATTTGTGGTCCGATTCGATTTTGAATCCTGAATTATTCTATTCTAAGTAACTCACAAACACCTAACCCCTCCCTTCATCGCTCTTCTCTCTCAACCAAATCATCTCTCAAAATTCTAGGCATTCGTTCCGAGTTTTCATTCCAATAacgaatcaaatatttttaggtAATTCATCATTCTATTTTCCATTCCGATGCAATCCAATTTCATTTCTCGTTCCTATTCagatcatgaaccaaacatgctctaGGAGTAATTTAAGTACCATGAGCGCTACACACATtgtatttccttttcttttcattaagGACCAATATGGGGGCATCGCTTATAGATACTTGTAGTGAAGATATAGTGGAGTTGATTCACGAAAAGGAATAATTAGTCGGCGTTTGCATCATCGTTCTATTGAATTCGCTGTTTTTAAGCTTTCCAGTTCATCACTCCAGATTTCTCCCAACTTTGCAGACTGTTGCTGAGGATTGTCTTGCTTTTGAACGCCGAATGCAGAAATTTGTAGTAAATTATGAATGCCGTAGCCTCTCTAGGTATCCGGAGGGCATCTTATAAAAGTGTTTGAGATTGCTTTTGCGTGCAGTAGATGTGGCACATGGTAGCGATATTTTGCGGCTTAACTTATTCTTCGGTCTTTGCCTTTTGAATTCGTATTGTGTAgtcttttttctaatttctcaCTCTGACACAACATTTATTTGGAGACGATGATGGAATAGTTTAGTTGGTGTTGCTTCTTGGTGGGTCGAATGAAAACTTGAATGTCTGTAGCCTCGAACAAGATTCAAATGTGGAAAAACTTTATCGTTCCCTCTGTAAAGTCGGATGCACTTGCTCTTTACTACTGCAGCCTAAAATTTGACTTGTATTTATTTTGTCGCTTTTGTTGTTTCCTTTAATATGGAGGTTGACTTCTGTAAGGGTTTAATTAATGTTTAGATTGtccttttgatttatttgaGTCAACCTTGAAGTTCAAAATGGGGTTCAGCTTTATACTTATATTGTTCTAGAATAGTTTTTCTAGCATTttcttctaaaatatttatttgtttcaaaggcatagagaaaataaatttaaaattagtagTGCAAAAGGGATTAATCATACATGAAGCCAACATTTATATGTTCTTATAATGGATCATTCGGGTTAAAGTTGCTTCAGATAACCAGCCTTGTTCATGCTGGGTACCACTCATTCACATAAAGAATGAGTAGGGGGAGGAAGCTTAAATGGTTTTACTAAGCGCTGCGATGAGTAAGGAGAGAAAAATGAGGTGAAAATAGGAAAAGGATAGTATAAATCTAACAGAGTAATGTGTAAGAAAACACAAGAAATGAATAAGTATTCATGCAATCCAACAGGTCCTAAACAagtcaatcaaaattttttcccctctctaTTTCTCCGTTGTTTCTTTTTGAGTTACTTAAACAACCATTCGAACCTGGATGGCGAGATTCTCAATCTTTTGCTTTCATGCTTGCAGATATCACCAGGAAAGGAAGAGAAGTTTCGGTTACGCTGCTCTCGTGGCTTTGCGTGAGGCAATCTTGTTGCTACAAGAAGTTAATTATGTTTCAATGCTGCGAGTATCGTTCTTCGAGTTTTCGTTTTAGCCTTCTTGCACCGAAAGTTAAATGTTCTATTAGCTCATATTTTCAGCTTTTAGGTTCCTATAAGAACTGTGATGTTGTCCGCGGAACCGTGGATTTTTGTGTACTACTATATAAAAAACACAGAATTATGTAAGACAATTCATTTGGGTAATTCTCTGCTATAGCTGCTTAAAGTTGTTTACCAGCCAATTTTTGCAAGTGAAGGCTTTTTGAGGTCTGATATTCCTGGTCCTGTGTCTGTCTTGTTTTTTGGGGCTTCTTTTGTATTTATTccccacaaattttttttttgaacaaatagtcataacaaatttatatttgcataaatagtCTCTTATGATGAGAGCATTCAGGTGGCGTTTTTAAGTTGAACAAGGTAATTCAATCATCGTGTTTAATCactatctttctttttgtatatcTTATTGTCCCTAAGTTAAAAAATAGCGACTAGAGTGTGGATATGAATACGGTGATTTAATTATcgtgttcaatttaaaaatacCAATGTGGTGCTTGCGTGGCAGGTAGAAGGtcatatatgcaaatataagTTTGGTAGggctatttataaaataaagatttttgaGGGAgctaaatgtatttttttttttcctttttgtgttTCACTTTGCTTGTTGaagatttttttggttttacttGCATGTTGTAGGATTAAGAAAAAATTCACTCACCTTTCTAATTTTCCATAAAACGATTCACCAGTTgttgaagattttttttgtgtttcacTTTACCGTATTTCTAATTTTGCACAAAAAcgaagacggtgaacaattcaccacctttctaatttttcataaaagcGGAGACGGTGAATGATTAATCGTCTTTCTAATTTTCCACAAAAATAGAgatggtgaatgatttatcACCTTcctaatttctcaaaaaaacagagacggtgaacgattcatcgACAGTAAAGCTTATcgtcttttatttatttactatttttttttttatatcctatatattattctaacaatcatataaaaatttcaacaagttgCATGATCTTAACAATTTGAAAATCATAATACTCtatacatataatcttaacaatcacGGTAAAGTTTCACCgtcttttacttatttactattttttttatatctcatatattattctaacaatcacataaaaatttcaacaaattatatataattttagcaacttgaaaattataataatctaaaaattttaataacccaatttataaatatcatttagaaaaaaaaaatgcgcaTCCGGGGAATCGAACCCCGGTCAGTACCGTGGGAGGGTACTATGATACCACTACACCAGATGCGCGTTGActgaaaaaatttaatgttttttgATCTTATACGATATATAATCATATCTTAAGGTCAAGAACATCTTTTTAATGGCAAAAGATTACACCtcgatatattttatatttttacctaaaaatCTGCTGTCTTAAGAGGTTATAGATTCTATATATTTTGTGGTTGTTTAAAATGAGTATTGAGCTCCCGAGCTTCTTAgtttatataaaatagtataaattaatGGGTGTAATAGGAGAAATGGTCTTATTTTAGAGAAATACTTTAGGTCATCTATAAGGttgacttttaaatttttgatgtaACAGTAAAATTTGTGTAATACTTGTAATGactcgacccgctagcaacaataacttgttgggtcTAAATCACCGGCGCAAATGCTTAAGCCGTTGGGTCCAAATTACCGGcgcaaaatgcttaagcccagttattattattagcgtgtaggtTTCAGAAGCAGTATTCcattccatccgatgtgggactattgaggacgttacaaactccccctgtttagaccctgacgttctcgtcgggtccaaatcaAACAGATCAGGAGAGGTGGCTTCCACCAAACCAGTTGGTgtattctagaggtggctcccatCAAACCCCCATAtaacacttagctctcacactttcggctgataTTCGGCTTTGATAttaaatgtaacgacccgacccgctagcaacaataactcgttgggctcaaaTCACCGAccaaaaatatttaagcccagttattattactagcgtgtagatcttatataaactgatcggaatcagtatctcATGCGATGTGGGACTATCGGAGGTGTTACAATACACATCAGATTTGGAATTCCACATCAGAATTGTTAACACAAACGGTATACAAGAATAGCATTTTGGATTGTCCTTAGCGACATTTATTTTAAGATGATAAGTTATGTCGtttaattttaatcataaaCGCAAATGGCCTTCTTCTATAAGCGCAGGGCAGTCATAGGTATAATACGAAAAATGCTTAACTTTTTCAGAACATTACCTATTATATAGTTTATTTGTtgacaaatttatattatattttttgaatacaTGCATGAATAAATTAAAGGCTTTCACTTTTATGTAATGTAACACATCAACCATATtgagtaaatatttgataagaACTGTTTCCATTTTCCAACATGATAGTATTTCATCTATATATCATTCACCAGGTGAGGAGGACAAATCTCAAATATCATATTACCAACGAATGAAACTACACAATGTtgggtttcgcactttctcattttaatatcctatagtttaaagtgtatcactttcgaaccctgtgattttatttttctttctttatttttctctccactaatttttttcattaaatcagtcacaaagttaaaactaaaagaatagtaaagtaaaaattcgataaactataggtggggtatctaaagttttttgtatattatttaacgaaaagttaacggaggggttgatgaaaataaaaaaatagaaccaTAGatgctaaattgatacactttaaaccactcggtattaaaataagaaagtgcgaaactgcagtggtggcatttgaagtttacccaataaaaaaaactaaaggaCTCGAAGACTAAAATGTAGATTGTGGACCAATATGTAGGCGACTGATAGTGTGAGGACCAAACGTGAAATTTACCCATTTACTTCAATTATGTGTTGACCGGGTATTGATAACGTACTTGTGAACATGGATCACCAAACTCAACAACCCCTTCGCTTCATTCGAaagcacctatatatatatatacccaccACGCTCTCCGATCCCTCTCcctcacccctctctctctctctctctctctctctctctctcctcttccccttcctctCCTACCTCCTCCTCCGAGCTTAATCGAAGCTCTAATGGCGGATACCaccccatctcctcctcctcctcctgcgtCGGCGACCTTCGATCCGCCGCCCTTCACCCCGGTAATCTCCGTCAACCCTATCTCCGATCCACTCAGATTCATCTTCGATTTCCGGGAGAGACTTAGTTGAATCGAATTTTGGTTCGGATTTTGGATCTAATTGCCCTGATGTCGCTTGTGGTCTGAGAAGAAGGTGCATTTTGAGCAGATGGGAGAACGGATCGCGGTGAGATGCGCGCATTCCTTGCGTTTTAGGGTTTTTGATTGATGCGTTTGATGGTGGATTCGTAGGTTAATCGTTTCGAATGTGAATTTGTTTTGATATGTTATCAGCAATTAACTGAATCGCAAACAGAGTTGTTGGCGAGGATTCAAGGGATGAAACAGGTAGAGATAATGGTGCATGTTTCACACTCTTTATAATGTCTACATAGGTAAAAATGCATTGGGACCCCTCAATTATAGCCCATTCTTATATCGACCGCTTAACCTTACtttgttttaattaaatttgagttaTACTAATCAgttaaaattgagaattttgttATGTTTAACAgcaatttcactaaatttaacGACTCTAGCACCTCTCCAACTAATGATACTACAGATTTCGTCTACAATTAGTGGCTAATTACTTAAACAAAATCGGTAATATACTTGACTCGAATAActctgttaaattatataaaacaaccgCTATTCTTCAGATATTGAAGTTATCAGGAgacggtatttttaatatttataattttggtATGCTCGAGACGTgagtttgaattaaatagggagaaaattaaataacattAGGAGTCTGATAGGACTCGAACTCAGAGCCTTTTAttttgataccatattaaattatataaaacaacagTTATTCTCTAGAAACTTGAGGTTTTaaagaacaatatttttaatatttaaaatttaaattcaacaaaCTCAATTCAAAAAAGTATAAGTCGAGGCGAGTGT from Ananas comosus cultivar F153 linkage group 18, ASM154086v1, whole genome shotgun sequence encodes:
- the LOC109723640 gene encoding LOW QUALITY PROTEIN: 60S ribosome subunit biogenesis protein NIP7 homolog (The sequence of the model RefSeq protein was modified relative to this genomic sequence to represent the inferred CDS: inserted 1 base in 1 codon), giving the protein MRPLDEKETAQVFGKLFKFTGPNLKLLVERPDPCSPDPSARCCFRLHKNRVYYAGESLVRRATSVARPRLASLGXPVSKSMLARVTENTSAGDGVVVLSISDLPLGFGVALPSPPQ